TAATCCAAATCCAACAGCAGAACAATTGGCAGAAATTGCAATTTCTTCTGCAGAATCAAGTTTAGCTTTCGGAATTGAACCAAAAATTGCGATGCTTTCTTATTCTTCTGGATCATCTGGAAAAGGTGATGAAGTAGACAAAGTAAGAGCGGCAACGGCAATCGTAAAAGAAAAAAGACCAGATTTAAAAATTGAAGGACCAATTCAATACGATGCTGCGGTAGATTTAACTGTAGGAAAAAGTAAAATGCCAGATTCAGAAGTAGCAGGGCAAGCAAGCGTATTAATTTTCCCTGATTTAAACACAGGAAATAATACGTATAAAGCCGTTCAAAGAGAAACTGGAGCTTTGGCAATCGGACCAATGTTACAAGGTCTAAACAAACCTGTAAACGATTTAAGCCGTGGCTGTACTGTGGATGATATTATTAATACAGTTGTAATTACGGCCATTCAAGCGCAAGGAATGTAAATCAATTGAAAATTGAGAATTAGAAATTAAATAATAAACTAAAAATCTTAGAATCTTAGATTCTTAGAGCCTTAGCAACTTAAAAAGAATGAAAATACTAATTATAAACTCAGGAAGTTCTTCAATTAAATACCAATTAATGGTAATGCCAGAAAACGAAGTCATCTGTTCTGGAATGATTGATAGAATTGGTTTAGAAACTTCAAATATAACTTTTAAAACAGCAACCGCTTCAATCGAAGAAATGCTTGCGATTCCGAATCATAAAGTAGGTTTGCAAAAAGTAGCCAATATGCTTTTGGATGCTGAAAAAGGAGTTATTAAATCAACTTCAGAAATTTCGGCTGTTGGTCATCGTGTGGTGCATGGAGGAAGCGATTTTAGCGATACCGTAAAAATCGATGGAAGAGTTAAAGAAAAGATTAAACAGCTTTTTGAATTGGCTCCTTTGCATAATCCAGCAAATTTAGAAGGAATTAATGTAGCAGAAGAAATTTTCAGTTCAGCAGAGCAAATAGCCGTTTTTGATACTGCTTTTCATCAGACTATGCCAGAAGTAGCGTATAAGTATGCTATTCCAAATTATCTTTTAACAGAAAATAAAGTTCGTGTTTATGGTTTTCATGGAACGAGCCATAAATATGTATCTGAAAAAGCCATTAATTATTTAGAAAAAAATTCTAAAGTAATTACGATTCACTTAGGAAATGGCTGCAGTATGGCCGCTGTTAAAAATGGAAAATGTATTGATACCTCAATGGGATTTTCTCCTTCTAATGGTTTGATTATGGGAACTCGTGCGGGTGATATCGATCAGTCTGTGGTTTTTTATATGATTAAAAATTTAGGTTATACTCCTGATGAGGTAAATGCTGTTTTACTGAAACAAAGTGGTATGCTTGGACTTACAGGCTATAGTGATTTGCGTGATATTGAAGCTGAAGCAGAAAAAGGCAATAAAGATTGTCTGCTGGCATTACAGATGAATGCCTATAGAATCAGAAAAACGATTGGTGCTTATGTAGCGGCTTTAAACGGACTCGATGCTATTGTTTTTACTGCGGGAATTGGAGAAAACTCATCATATATGCGTAATTTGATTTGTACAGACATGGATTATTTCGGCATTCAAATTGACGCAGCAAAAAATCAAATTCGCTCTAAAGAATTGAGAGAAATCAATACAGCAGATTCAACCGTAAAAGTTTTGGTTGTGCCAACAGACGAGGAATATGAAATTGCAAATCAGGTTTATCAATTA
The Flavobacterium humidisoli DNA segment above includes these coding regions:
- a CDS encoding acetate/propionate family kinase → MKILIINSGSSSIKYQLMVMPENEVICSGMIDRIGLETSNITFKTATASIEEMLAIPNHKVGLQKVANMLLDAEKGVIKSTSEISAVGHRVVHGGSDFSDTVKIDGRVKEKIKQLFELAPLHNPANLEGINVAEEIFSSAEQIAVFDTAFHQTMPEVAYKYAIPNYLLTENKVRVYGFHGTSHKYVSEKAINYLEKNSKVITIHLGNGCSMAAVKNGKCIDTSMGFSPSNGLIMGTRAGDIDQSVVFYMIKNLGYTPDEVNAVLLKQSGMLGLTGYSDLRDIEAEAEKGNKDCLLALQMNAYRIRKTIGAYVAALNGLDAIVFTAGIGENSSYMRNLICTDMDYFGIQIDAAKNQIRSKELREINTADSTVKVLVVPTDEEYEIANQVYQLLEN